One window of the Leptospira koniambonensis genome contains the following:
- a CDS encoding holo-ACP synthase, translating into MKLESQTLPSFESVSSPYASVGVDLTFIPEFKESLQDKATFFFKITFTDWERNKGQTKPENQRASFFAGRYAAKEALIKALDGYRLFQKPDLTVNYSEIEIRNDDYGRPYFRFYGNFETYLNNLKPNSIRLSISHTGDYAFSEVLLIF; encoded by the coding sequence ATGAAATTAGAATCACAAACTCTTCCAAGTTTCGAATCTGTTAGCAGTCCTTACGCTTCTGTTGGAGTTGATCTTACTTTCATTCCTGAGTTCAAGGAAAGTTTACAGGATAAGGCTACCTTCTTCTTTAAAATTACTTTTACAGATTGGGAAAGAAATAAAGGACAGACAAAACCTGAAAATCAAAGAGCAAGTTTTTTTGCAGGAAGATATGCAGCAAAAGAAGCTCTGATCAAAGCATTGGATGGATATCGTTTATTCCAAAAGCCTGATTTAACTGTAAATTATTCTGAAATAGAGATACGTAATGACGATTACGGTCGTCCCTATTTTCGTTTTTACGGAAATTTTGAGACTTATCTAAACAATTTAAAACCGAATTCGATCCGGTTAAGCATCAGTCATACGGGGGATTATGCATTTTCCGAAGTCCTCCTGATATTTTAG
- a CDS encoding type I polyketide synthase, whose amino-acid sequence MKTNYSSGALPSEQVSSLFKNLSAQSAKTFVTFGGQGIDPIPELRSFYEEGHSHSEFWQTVFSSIEEECKAIHKDRLIGALPLGFHLKEWLDQPELTPDHSILKNCSYSIPLIFLAQASALFRVLQDESNWEALFNETSGIFGHSQGVYAGFLLSSSPDKPTFLKNLSLILRNLISLGIRVQEEFPILELDVTAKRFLKADEIPSPMAALKSENDPLLTEELEKFNVNRSSEDTVYLGLKNGPKARVVCGSPESLLEFRTFLTNNSFPNLESWTFLKISAPFHSPLLRRVPVLLEEDVKRIGFNPKQSDLKIPLYDTRDGRDLRTESDIALALSRMAVAEILDWEICLGSLEKEEAKILLISFGPGVDAEKLCSPTLKGKSYLVRNLSKPESYRSFTKETNLEFPKSWKEFQPETVELPNGKVFLKNNYSVWTGRAPIFGGGMTPSTVEPGIVISAAKEGYLVEWAGGGQVTEELFRKRMDVFRKELPPGVGIVINLLYLDAYLWNLQVPLVKKLKSEGAPIEGVTISAGIPEAEEAIRILKDFEAHGIWLNSFKPGTQKQIRQVISIAKQIPDSKILMQIEGGAAGGHHSWEDLEELVRSTYGEIRDCKNIILAVGGGIAEPQDSKFWLFGNWAGKNPMPVDAVFLGTRLMAAKECATSEKIKQALVDISGSENWKTTQEGKNAGGVISGRSGLGADIYYAENTWTKLSSLAEELTKGKETEEAKKVVLSKKKELVSLINSTAKPYFGDLEEMSYTQILSRYLELTCPGQRLISPEGNWPDHPFIDKSFRNRFIELVQRFESRVSEPSDQNSILEKIGSDFDPNVFLNEWKNRYKNADTILILPEDIIFFFNVCKRPGKPVNFIPVIDEDLVKWIRSDSLWYSHCVGIEPDSCAWIPGPKAIKGIHKANEPVSSIFQNFLQINLVNSKPKKIHWEDLFDSDFQGKKILNLFSEEQIRNNSVSIFENIDINSNDWILILAELGKGFLNAILKSPKIGQTSSDLKLFFEPRIGRKFIWETSGSEELLLIQVWEENKLKVELKLSEKDSAELKLFFYDPKDGNAIPFQRKFSAGKVSGTFIEEDLAFKEKSGLDLYLKTWGLDQKIDLNSSKNISQELESEIVIDKESILNFRKAIGELRRTDLKSDPNPPLGMSTAFAWKVLLSPLFTLENKNLFRLLHFSQNFQWEKEANDLVPGDKLRSKARLAKVRKLGSGQEIQILGEISKEGKKVCSFQTGFLIRDVYAKFEEFDSLPFEKSILIKSEAESNLLNSIPWIYKREDQEASSVGSKLKFTSTNRLVLSLGSNQELHTIEGKIQKVSGSHSEEWGKFKSEEKTNVGIPTSFDRFFLNLTEADQEIPLTKSYKIVSETFYAPSDMSEYSAASGDTNPIHTDIDFAKYAGWKDRIVHGLWTSSRVIKQIVIDVCDGDPSRLSSFEEIFEAPVYLGEELLLEAIHVSQKKGSQILSVSLENRNGERKLSAKAIVSPKKTGYVFTGQGSQSQGMGMKLRDEFPEARNVWQRAENTTRDELGFSLLKIVQDNPTSLKVGKKVWNHPKGVLHLTQFTQVALVTKSMADWEILKERGFLDQEAPFAGHSLGEFSALSARGFLGLENVIRIVYGRGLTMQSLVPRDKEGRSPFGMSVVLGNRHVGLDEETILKVVAQIKEETGLPLEVVNLNIRDKQYSVTGDLKALTEMENRFKEIVRGKKTTIRLEGIDVPFHSRVLVNGVAEFRKTLEANVPQISGFEELDGKYIPNLVAKPFSIDKEFIKYVGEVSGSPVLEKILKENQKISDKELRRILLIELLAYQFAMPVQWIKTQDQFFQDLKVRRLIDLGARGDLAGMARQTLREVSDPSSFEILHIEENRNIVFSELEDCNTAEFSKLREMPEPITIETPTAKIEVKNVPTQIQETVQESQQFGGEEASVNLTKKDALFVLLSLKAGIRPEEILEDENIDILFGGNSSKRNQVMADLGAEFKTTSLDGAHEKSLKDLVKSLEEQSAYTQPGPYLRTSFEETLKKFFPPDFGRAEVFKYLKEERGLSASGIFAVSIFLPLYVREGESLRKGALSSIALNSRIGNSKEASKWLDKAVDLFAQSKGIRIGKLSANNSGTSGGAKVDAAALEELERKYFGAEGIFGKAIKNFQSRLLGEDPFSEFLIKDLNVLQEARQKIQAESAPSSLFEEKKIVRFSNSEQWAKKKLLQGLTRIRTGASHHLSLEEEKYFANHANPLLSQVLNYWDQILQKDEIQFPEEKKNIGSKREYLRSLSSKWDQNRKPIFQAENSVLRPRLEISEEGNLNFKEVESSTKLKDFFQGKISIGTSTDQGASWAENKKETESILNSILHSSGEGISFSGLKVLVTGGGPNSIALETVFVLLAGGADIILTTTSYSPEKVKFYKRIFQKYGAKGASLSLVPFSQGSFEDIRSLSEWLIQKDWEPDVLIPFGAVGEENTGSQLDDSSLTSLRVMLLGVEKLIGTLGRVKNTPTETSPLHVILPLSPNHGIFGRDGMYAETKLGLETLFRKKFSEEDDWGKHTRIHGCVIGWVRGTGLMEANDLVAQALEEKSGVLTFSRREMGLLLGNLIHTSVFHSSEQITKTNFTGGLDSQTDLGKTLGKIRTDILSEAKIKKETFSLKNKIILEKQETIAREYLPKEVYKYPSVPSQAKLNGIGHLKELDLTQTICVVGFAEVGPAGSSMTRWELEKSGTLSLEAALELAWMMGFIKYQAADKGRSWTDSETGEAVAEWEIKSKYEEKILTHTGIRIIDKESVGFDPSALFSFVDVVLEEDFFIPVSNSKEAEEFKKAEPEATEIYHDTEKDKWFVRRKKGSTIKARKASDFNRKVAGQIPKGWDPAKYGLTKDLTAQVDPITVYNLYCTCEAFLRSGMEPMELYRFIHPGLVGSTVGSGMGGMGKLKRMFHDFLLGKERQHDALQESLINVTTAWALTSYVGGYGPVQTPVAACATAGISLEMAASLIKEGKAGFMLAGAFDDFAMESLVGFGDMQATASSVEMLEQGIDPKGMCRPNDIRRGGFVEAQGGGVVLLARADLALEAGLPVYGILAYAGSKTDGIQASIPAPGLGLLSLGAESEKEKSPLRTALSAFGLTADDIGVAYKHDTSTKANDKNENKLLYNLLSKLGRSPGNLLPVVSQKSLTGHSKGGAAAWQTIGILQTLEEGIVTGNRNLEEVDPDMNDYQFITFTDESIPFGKHNIKAGMLTTLGFGHVGALCLFVHSDYFLAALTPEQRETYLILRRKREITNRNRYHEIRMGIGKPMYERHTKSYFQEEEIGILLDANYRSKQGEKK is encoded by the coding sequence ATGAAAACGAATTATTCAAGCGGAGCTTTGCCTTCTGAACAAGTATCATCACTCTTTAAAAATCTTTCCGCTCAATCTGCTAAAACATTTGTAACCTTCGGTGGGCAAGGTATAGATCCTATTCCTGAGTTACGTTCCTTCTATGAAGAAGGTCATTCTCATTCTGAATTTTGGCAAACTGTCTTCTCATCTATCGAAGAGGAATGTAAGGCAATCCATAAAGATAGACTTATAGGAGCATTACCCTTAGGTTTTCATTTAAAGGAATGGTTGGATCAACCTGAACTAACTCCGGATCATTCCATCTTAAAGAATTGTTCTTATAGTATTCCACTTATCTTTCTAGCCCAAGCTTCTGCTTTATTTAGAGTTCTCCAAGATGAATCTAATTGGGAGGCTCTATTTAACGAGACCTCGGGCATATTTGGCCATTCCCAAGGAGTATACGCTGGATTCTTATTATCTTCTTCCCCAGATAAACCCACATTCTTAAAAAATCTGTCGCTGATACTTCGGAACTTGATCAGCTTAGGGATCCGAGTCCAAGAGGAATTTCCAATTTTAGAATTGGATGTTACTGCAAAAAGATTTTTGAAAGCGGATGAGATTCCCTCTCCTATGGCCGCCTTAAAATCGGAAAACGACCCCTTATTAACTGAAGAATTAGAAAAATTCAATGTAAACAGAAGTTCCGAGGACACAGTATATTTAGGCTTGAAGAATGGACCAAAGGCTCGAGTAGTCTGCGGTTCTCCAGAGTCTTTATTAGAATTCAGAACTTTCCTTACTAATAATAGCTTTCCTAATCTGGAATCCTGGACATTCCTAAAAATTTCTGCTCCATTTCATAGCCCTTTATTAAGAAGAGTTCCTGTACTCTTAGAGGAGGATGTCAAAAGAATTGGATTCAATCCAAAACAATCTGATCTAAAAATTCCTTTATACGATACAAGAGATGGAAGAGATCTCAGAACTGAATCAGATATTGCACTCGCATTGTCTAGAATGGCAGTAGCAGAAATATTAGATTGGGAAATCTGCTTAGGAAGTTTAGAAAAAGAGGAAGCTAAAATTCTTCTGATATCATTCGGACCAGGAGTAGATGCCGAAAAATTATGCTCCCCTACTCTAAAAGGAAAATCCTATCTAGTTCGAAACTTAAGCAAACCTGAATCTTACAGATCCTTTACCAAAGAAACTAATTTAGAATTTCCTAAATCATGGAAAGAATTCCAACCAGAAACAGTAGAACTTCCTAATGGAAAAGTTTTCTTAAAAAACAATTATTCTGTTTGGACAGGAAGAGCTCCTATCTTCGGAGGAGGTATGACTCCTTCTACCGTTGAACCTGGAATAGTTATCTCTGCCGCAAAGGAAGGATATTTGGTAGAATGGGCAGGCGGAGGACAGGTAACCGAAGAACTATTCAGAAAAAGAATGGATGTATTTCGAAAAGAATTACCTCCAGGAGTCGGCATAGTAATCAATCTTCTATACCTAGATGCTTATTTATGGAATCTGCAAGTTCCGTTAGTGAAAAAACTAAAAAGTGAAGGAGCTCCTATCGAAGGAGTCACCATCTCTGCGGGTATTCCAGAAGCCGAAGAAGCAATTCGAATATTAAAAGATTTTGAAGCTCACGGGATTTGGCTAAATTCTTTCAAGCCTGGAACCCAAAAACAGATCCGACAAGTTATCTCTATCGCAAAACAAATACCAGATTCAAAAATCCTAATGCAGATAGAAGGTGGAGCTGCAGGAGGACATCATAGCTGGGAAGATCTAGAAGAACTAGTTCGTTCAACCTATGGCGAGATTAGAGATTGTAAGAATATTATCTTAGCAGTCGGTGGGGGAATTGCAGAACCTCAAGATTCAAAATTTTGGTTATTCGGAAACTGGGCAGGAAAAAACCCAATGCCAGTAGATGCAGTCTTCTTAGGCACAAGACTCATGGCCGCAAAAGAATGTGCTACATCAGAAAAAATTAAACAAGCCTTGGTAGATATCTCAGGATCTGAAAATTGGAAAACAACCCAAGAAGGAAAAAACGCGGGAGGAGTAATCTCGGGAAGATCAGGACTAGGCGCTGATATTTATTACGCAGAAAATACTTGGACCAAACTTTCGTCGCTCGCTGAAGAATTAACAAAAGGAAAAGAAACTGAAGAAGCTAAAAAAGTAGTATTATCCAAAAAGAAAGAATTAGTTTCTCTCATTAATTCTACTGCCAAACCTTATTTCGGTGATCTAGAAGAGATGAGTTATACTCAAATTCTTTCCAGATATTTAGAGTTAACCTGTCCAGGGCAAAGATTAATTTCTCCAGAAGGAAATTGGCCTGATCATCCATTTATAGATAAAAGTTTCAGAAATAGATTTATAGAATTAGTACAAAGATTCGAATCTAGGGTCTCAGAACCATCGGACCAGAATTCTATATTGGAAAAAATAGGATCTGACTTTGATCCAAATGTTTTTCTAAATGAATGGAAGAACAGATATAAAAACGCGGATACAATTCTAATCTTACCAGAAGATATAATCTTCTTCTTTAACGTTTGCAAAAGACCAGGTAAGCCAGTAAACTTTATCCCAGTAATTGATGAAGACTTAGTAAAATGGATCCGTTCCGATTCTCTTTGGTATTCTCATTGTGTAGGTATAGAGCCAGATTCTTGCGCTTGGATCCCAGGACCAAAAGCCATCAAAGGAATTCATAAGGCAAACGAACCAGTCTCTTCCATCTTCCAAAACTTTCTGCAAATAAATTTAGTTAATTCTAAACCAAAAAAAATCCATTGGGAAGATTTATTCGATTCGGATTTTCAAGGTAAAAAAATACTGAATTTATTCTCAGAGGAACAAATTAGAAATAATTCGGTCTCTATATTCGAAAACATTGATATAAATTCGAATGATTGGATATTGATTTTAGCAGAATTAGGAAAAGGATTCCTAAATGCTATTTTAAAATCTCCTAAAATCGGACAAACATCCTCCGATTTAAAACTATTCTTTGAACCAAGAATTGGCAGAAAATTTATTTGGGAAACAAGCGGCTCAGAAGAATTGTTACTGATCCAAGTCTGGGAAGAAAACAAACTAAAAGTAGAGTTAAAACTTTCGGAAAAAGATTCTGCAGAGTTAAAACTTTTCTTCTACGATCCTAAGGATGGGAATGCTATTCCTTTTCAAAGAAAGTTTAGCGCAGGCAAAGTTTCAGGAACATTTATAGAAGAAGATCTTGCCTTTAAAGAAAAATCCGGCCTCGACCTTTATTTGAAAACATGGGGATTGGATCAAAAAATTGATCTGAATTCTTCTAAGAATATCTCTCAAGAATTAGAATCAGAGATCGTAATCGATAAAGAATCTATTTTAAATTTCAGAAAAGCGATCGGAGAATTAAGAAGAACAGATCTTAAATCAGATCCGAATCCTCCTCTTGGAATGAGCACGGCTTTCGCATGGAAAGTATTACTCTCTCCATTATTTACATTAGAAAATAAGAATTTATTTAGACTTTTACACTTCTCTCAAAATTTCCAGTGGGAAAAAGAAGCAAATGATTTGGTCCCAGGAGACAAACTAAGATCCAAAGCAAGACTTGCTAAAGTTCGCAAATTAGGTTCTGGCCAAGAGATACAGATCTTGGGAGAAATTTCAAAAGAAGGGAAGAAAGTCTGCTCTTTCCAAACTGGATTTTTGATCCGAGATGTTTATGCTAAATTCGAAGAATTCGATTCTTTACCTTTCGAAAAAAGTATTCTGATCAAATCGGAAGCAGAATCCAATCTTCTAAATTCTATCCCTTGGATTTACAAAAGAGAAGATCAAGAAGCGAGCTCAGTTGGATCTAAATTAAAGTTCACTTCTACAAATCGCCTTGTTCTATCTTTGGGTTCAAACCAGGAACTTCATACAATCGAAGGTAAGATCCAGAAAGTTTCAGGTTCTCATTCGGAAGAATGGGGAAAATTTAAATCAGAAGAAAAAACCAATGTTGGAATTCCAACATCATTCGATCGATTCTTCTTAAATCTTACAGAAGCAGATCAAGAAATTCCACTTACGAAATCCTATAAGATCGTATCCGAAACTTTCTACGCCCCTTCTGACATGAGCGAATATTCTGCAGCTTCTGGAGATACAAATCCAATCCACACTGATATTGATTTTGCAAAATATGCAGGCTGGAAGGACAGAATTGTTCACGGGCTTTGGACTTCTTCTAGAGTAATTAAACAAATCGTAATAGATGTATGCGACGGAGATCCATCCAGATTATCTTCCTTCGAAGAAATATTCGAAGCTCCTGTATATTTAGGAGAAGAACTACTTTTAGAGGCAATCCATGTTTCCCAAAAGAAAGGATCTCAAATTCTATCTGTCAGTTTAGAGAATAGAAATGGTGAAAGAAAATTAAGCGCTAAAGCAATTGTTTCTCCTAAAAAAACGGGCTATGTATTCACAGGCCAAGGTTCTCAATCCCAAGGGATGGGAATGAAACTCAGAGATGAATTTCCGGAAGCCAGAAATGTTTGGCAAAGAGCAGAGAACACTACAAGAGATGAGTTAGGTTTCTCTCTTTTAAAAATTGTACAAGACAATCCAACTTCGCTGAAAGTAGGGAAAAAAGTTTGGAATCACCCTAAAGGAGTTCTTCATCTCACTCAATTTACTCAAGTTGCTTTGGTAACTAAGTCGATGGCAGATTGGGAGATCTTAAAAGAAAGAGGATTTTTAGATCAAGAAGCACCGTTTGCAGGACATTCTCTAGGAGAATTTTCCGCTCTATCTGCCAGAGGATTTTTAGGATTGGAAAATGTGATCCGGATCGTGTATGGAAGAGGACTTACCATGCAAAGTCTTGTCCCAAGGGATAAAGAAGGAAGAAGTCCCTTTGGAATGAGCGTCGTATTAGGAAATCGTCATGTAGGTTTGGACGAGGAAACTATCCTGAAAGTAGTAGCACAGATCAAAGAAGAAACCGGTCTTCCTCTGGAAGTAGTCAACTTAAACATACGAGATAAACAATATTCTGTAACGGGAGACCTTAAAGCCCTCACTGAAATGGAAAATCGTTTTAAAGAAATTGTAAGAGGCAAAAAGACTACAATTCGTTTGGAAGGAATAGATGTACCTTTCCATTCTAGAGTATTGGTAAACGGAGTTGCAGAATTCAGAAAAACTTTAGAAGCGAATGTTCCACAAATATCCGGCTTTGAAGAATTGGATGGAAAATACATCCCGAACTTGGTGGCAAAACCATTCTCCATCGATAAGGAATTTATAAAATATGTTGGAGAAGTTTCAGGAAGCCCGGTCCTAGAAAAAATCTTAAAAGAAAACCAGAAAATTTCTGATAAAGAACTCAGACGTATCCTGCTAATCGAATTACTTGCTTACCAATTTGCAATGCCAGTACAATGGATCAAGACCCAGGACCAATTTTTCCAAGATTTGAAAGTCAGAAGATTGATCGATCTAGGAGCCAGAGGAGATCTTGCAGGTATGGCAAGGCAAACTCTGAGAGAAGTTTCGGATCCTTCTTCTTTTGAAATTCTACATATAGAAGAAAATCGGAATATAGTCTTTTCAGAATTAGAAGATTGTAATACGGCTGAATTTTCCAAACTCAGAGAAATGCCGGAACCTATTACAATTGAAACTCCGACTGCGAAAATAGAAGTTAAGAACGTTCCTACACAAATCCAAGAAACCGTTCAAGAGTCCCAACAATTCGGTGGAGAAGAAGCATCCGTAAATCTCACTAAAAAAGATGCATTATTCGTATTACTTTCTTTGAAAGCAGGGATCCGACCTGAAGAAATTTTAGAAGATGAGAACATTGATATTCTTTTTGGAGGAAATTCTTCCAAAAGAAATCAGGTCATGGCAGATCTAGGAGCGGAATTCAAGACTACAAGTTTGGATGGAGCACATGAAAAATCATTAAAGGATTTAGTAAAATCCTTAGAAGAACAATCTGCATATACTCAACCAGGACCTTATCTCAGAACTTCTTTTGAAGAAACCTTAAAGAAATTTTTCCCGCCTGATTTTGGCAGAGCGGAAGTTTTCAAATATTTAAAAGAAGAAAGAGGCCTGAGTGCTTCTGGAATTTTTGCAGTCAGTATCTTTCTTCCTTTATATGTAAGAGAAGGAGAGTCGTTGAGAAAAGGAGCCTTAAGTTCCATCGCGTTAAACTCTCGGATCGGAAATTCTAAAGAAGCTTCCAAATGGTTGGATAAAGCAGTAGATCTATTTGCTCAGTCCAAAGGGATCAGGATAGGAAAACTTTCTGCGAACAACTCTGGAACTTCTGGAGGAGCAAAAGTAGATGCTGCGGCTTTAGAAGAATTAGAAAGAAAATATTTTGGAGCAGAAGGCATTTTTGGAAAAGCGATCAAAAATTTCCAATCCAGGCTCTTAGGAGAAGATCCATTTTCAGAATTCTTAATAAAGGATCTGAATGTTCTACAAGAAGCTAGGCAAAAGATCCAAGCAGAGTCCGCTCCTTCTTCTTTATTTGAAGAAAAGAAAATAGTTCGTTTTTCAAACTCGGAACAATGGGCAAAGAAAAAACTACTGCAAGGTCTTACAAGGATCAGAACCGGCGCGTCGCACCATTTAAGTTTAGAAGAAGAAAAATATTTTGCAAATCATGCAAACCCACTTCTATCTCAGGTTCTAAACTATTGGGATCAAATTTTGCAAAAGGACGAGATCCAATTTCCGGAAGAAAAGAAAAACATAGGATCTAAAAGAGAATATTTAAGATCACTTTCTTCTAAATGGGATCAAAATAGAAAACCAATCTTCCAAGCAGAAAATTCTGTATTACGTCCTAGATTAGAGATCTCAGAAGAAGGAAATTTAAACTTTAAAGAAGTAGAATCTTCTACTAAATTAAAGGATTTCTTTCAGGGGAAAATTTCTATTGGAACAAGTACGGACCAGGGAGCCAGCTGGGCAGAAAATAAAAAAGAAACTGAGTCGATCCTAAACTCCATTTTACATTCTTCTGGCGAAGGAATTTCTTTTTCAGGTCTGAAAGTTTTAGTAACAGGTGGAGGTCCAAACTCAATTGCGTTGGAGACTGTATTCGTATTGCTTGCTGGCGGTGCGGATATTATTCTAACGACTACTTCTTATTCTCCTGAAAAAGTTAAATTCTATAAAAGAATATTCCAAAAGTACGGAGCAAAAGGTGCTTCTCTCTCCTTAGTTCCTTTCTCCCAAGGATCTTTTGAAGACATACGTTCTCTTTCAGAATGGCTGATCCAAAAAGATTGGGAGCCTGATGTTTTAATTCCATTCGGAGCAGTTGGAGAAGAGAATACTGGATCACAATTGGATGATTCTTCTTTAACTTCGTTGAGAGTCATGTTGCTCGGTGTGGAAAAACTGATAGGCACTCTAGGAAGAGTGAAAAACACACCTACGGAAACGTCTCCACTTCATGTGATCCTGCCTCTTTCACCGAATCATGGGATCTTCGGAAGAGATGGAATGTATGCTGAAACTAAATTGGGTCTTGAGACTTTGTTCCGCAAAAAATTCTCGGAAGAAGATGATTGGGGAAAACATACAAGGATCCACGGTTGTGTGATCGGTTGGGTAAGAGGAACAGGCCTCATGGAAGCCAATGACCTTGTTGCTCAAGCGTTAGAAGAAAAATCAGGCGTGCTTACATTCTCCAGAAGAGAAATGGGACTACTTTTAGGAAACTTGATCCACACTTCTGTATTCCATTCTTCTGAACAAATTACTAAAACAAATTTCACAGGCGGCCTGGATTCTCAAACTGATCTTGGAAAAACTTTAGGGAAGATCCGAACAGATATTCTCTCAGAAGCCAAGATCAAAAAAGAAACCTTCTCTCTTAAAAATAAAATTATATTAGAAAAACAGGAAACTATTGCGAGGGAATATTTACCGAAGGAAGTGTATAAATATCCTTCTGTCCCTTCTCAAGCTAAACTGAATGGGATAGGACATTTAAAAGAATTAGATCTAACTCAAACGATTTGTGTAGTTGGTTTCGCAGAAGTAGGACCTGCGGGAAGTTCCATGACGAGATGGGAATTGGAAAAATCAGGAACACTTTCCTTAGAAGCCGCTCTCGAACTTGCTTGGATGATGGGTTTTATCAAATACCAAGCCGCAGATAAAGGAAGAAGTTGGACTGACTCCGAAACAGGAGAAGCTGTCGCAGAATGGGAAATCAAATCCAAATATGAAGAGAAAATCTTAACTCATACTGGAATTCGGATCATAGATAAAGAATCAGTTGGTTTTGATCCATCTGCATTATTCTCCTTTGTAGATGTAGTTTTGGAAGAAGACTTCTTCATTCCTGTTTCTAATTCAAAAGAAGCAGAGGAATTTAAGAAGGCAGAACCTGAAGCTACTGAAATTTATCACGATACTGAAAAAGACAAATGGTTCGTAAGAAGGAAAAAAGGAAGTACGATCAAAGCCAGAAAAGCTTCTGACTTCAATAGAAAAGTTGCAGGACAGATCCCGAAAGGATGGGACCCAGCAAAATACGGACTAACCAAAGATCTAACCGCACAAGTAGATCCGATCACAGTATATAATCTTTATTGCACATGCGAAGCATTCTTACGCTCCGGAATGGAGCCTATGGAATTGTATAGGTTCATACATCCAGGACTCGTAGGCTCCACAGTCGGATCAGGTATGGGAGGAATGGGCAAACTCAAAAGAATGTTTCACGACTTCTTACTTGGAAAAGAAAGACAGCATGACGCGCTGCAAGAATCGTTAATCAACGTTACTACAGCTTGGGCTCTCACCTCTTATGTAGGAGGATATGGTCCTGTCCAAACTCCAGTCGCAGCCTGCGCCACAGCAGGAATATCTTTAGAGATGGCAGCGAGTTTGATCAAAGAAGGTAAAGCGGGCTTTATGTTAGCCGGCGCCTTCGATGATTTTGCGATGGAAAGTTTAGTTGGATTCGGAGACATGCAAGCCACCGCAAGCAGTGTAGAGATGTTGGAACAAGGCATCGATCCAAAAGGAATGTGCCGCCCGAACGATATCCGAAGAGGTGGATTTGTAGAAGCTCAAGGTGGAGGAGTCGTTCTACTCGCAAGAGCAGACCTGGCTTTGGAAGCGGGACTTCCTGTTTATGGAATATTAGCATACGCTGGTTCCAAAACAGATGGTATCCAAGCTTCTATTCCTGCACCAGGACTCGGACTTTTATCCTTAGGTGCTGAATCTGAAAAAGAAAAATCACCTCTGAGAACTGCATTATCCGCTTTTGGACTCACTGCAGATGATATAGGAGTCGCATACAAACACGATACTTCTACAAAAGCAAACGATAAGAATGAAAACAAACTTTTGTATAATTTATTATCTAAGTTAGGAAGAAGTCCAGGAAACCTATTACCAGTCGTTTCTCAAAAATCTCTTACAGGGCATTCCAAAGGTGGAGCTGCAGCATGGCAGACAATTGGAATATTACAAACTTTGGAAGAAGGTATCGTAACTGGAAACCGAAACCTGGAAGAAGTAGATCCGGATATGAACGATTATCAGTTCATTACCTTTACAGATGAAAGTATTCCATTCGGTAAACATAATATTAAAGCCGGGATGTTGACTACTTTAGGTTTCGGACATGTGGGTGCACTTTGCCTTTTCGTTCATTCAGATTATTTCTTAGCGGCTCTAACTCCAGAACAAAGAGAAACCTATCTGATATTGAGAAGAAAAAGAGAGATCACCAACCGAAACAGATACCATGAGATAAGAATGGGTATAGGAAAACCTATGTATGAAAGACATACAAAGTCTTATTTCCAAGAAGAAGAAATCGGTATTCTTTTGGACGCAAACTACAGATCCAAACAGGGAGAGAAAAAATGA